One part of the Mytilus trossulus isolate FHL-02 chromosome 11, PNRI_Mtr1.1.1.hap1, whole genome shotgun sequence genome encodes these proteins:
- the LOC134689884 gene encoding heat shock 70 kDa protein 12B-like yields the protein MATKDHRLVAALDFGSTYSGYAFSMRHEFKTDPMKIHANQAWNSGGRALLSLKTPTCLLLNDKKQFIAFGYDAENQYADIVMDEKQDEYFYFHRFKMNLHNNKPVSAVDVFSLSIKALVDHFMDSVKKQGTGVKIQEIQWVLTIPAIWTDAAKQFMRECAEKVILFKKLLLALEPETASIFCQYLPTEKLHGADQTFAMSAEGTRYMVADLGGGTADITVHEKTKDGRLKELHRASGNDCGGTSVDGRFFQMLVKILGGPVMKKIKDEDPAAFLDLFREFEAVKRTIVTGKEGKVNMTIPYASLDANCREMLGDDLKAVIASSPYGNEISLRVDKMRIDAHLMINLFKPTVDNILSLMSEILKDKKVQNVTQILLVGGFSECRLIQDAVIKKFWNKKIIIPEEAGLSVLKGAVLFGHRPDYIQSRVLRFTYGVEVIEVFDTTTHDVKYLLKIEGEDKCDKIFSKFVSKNETVKAGKRVSGEFYTSHKMQSAITFPVYVSTNEDPMYTDDESCTQLCQISLELPDPTEEERTVDVEFVFGNTEISVSAKDRNSGKEIKTKLNLI from the exons ATGGCGACGAAAGACCACCGATTAGTAGCTGCATTAGATTTCGGATCAACTTATTCTGGATATGCTTTTTCTATGCGACATGAATTCAAAACTGATCCAATGAAAATTCATGCTAACCAGGCTTGGAATTCCGGCGGGAGAGCATTGTTATCATTAAAAACTCCTACATGTTTGCTTCTGAATGATAAAAAGCAATTCATAGCTTTTGGTTACGATGCAGAAAACCAGTATGCAGATATTGTAATGGATGAAAAACAAGACGAATATTTCTACTTTCATCGATTTAAAATGAATCTTCATAACAACAAG CCTGTGAGTGCAGTTGATGTGTTTAGCCTGTCCATTAAGGCACTGGTAGATCATTTCATGGACAGTGTGAAAAAACAGggaactggtgtgaaaatacaGGAAATACAATGGGTTTTAACAATACCAGCAATATGGACAGATGCTGCCAAACAGTTTATGAGGGAATGTGCTGAAAAGGTAATACTTTTT AAAAAATTACTCCTAGCTCTTGAACCAGAAACCGCTAGTATATTCTGCCAGTATCTGCCGACTGAAAAATTACACGGAGCAGACCAGACTTTTGCAATGTCAGCTGAGGGAACTAGGTACATGGTTGCCGACTTAGGAG GTGGTACAGCTGACATAactgttcatgaaaaaacaaaagatgGACGTCTGAAAGAACTCCACAGAGCTTCAGGGAATGATTGTGGTGGCACTTCAGTTGATGGCAGGTTCTTCCAGATGCTTGTAAAGATACTAGGTGGACCAGTGATGAAAAAGATTAAAGATGAAGATCCAGCTGCCTTCCTTGATCTGTTTCGAGAATTTGAGGCTGTAAAGAGAACAATTGTAACTGGAAAAGAGGGAAAAGTAAACATGACTATTCCCTATGCGTCTCTTGATGCTAATTGTAGAGAAATGTTGGGAGATGATTTAAAAGCTGTGATTGCGTCATCTCCATACGGAAATGAAATTTCACTACGTGTAGATAAAATGAGAATTGATGCACATCTGATGATAAATTTGTTCAAACCAACAGTTGACAACATACTTTCTCTAATGTCCGAAATTCTCAAAGACAAAAAGGTACAAAATGTAACTCAAATTTTGCTAGTAGGTGGTTTCTCTGAATGTCGACTTATTCAAGATGCTGTTATCAAGAAATtctggaataaaaaaataataattccaGAAGAAGCTGGTCTTTCTGTACTAAAAGGTGCTGTTTTGTTTGGTCATAGGCCAGACTATATCCAGTCCCGTGTTCTGCGATTCACATATGGTGTTGAAGTAATAGAAGTATTTGATACGACCACACACGATGTCAAATATCTGTTGAAAATCGAAGGAGAAGATAAATGTGacaagatattttcaaaatttgtttcgAAAAACGAGACTGTTAAAGCAGGGAAGAGAGTAAGTGGTGAATTTTATACGTCGCACAAGATGCAATCAGCTATCACCTTTCCAGTTTATGTTTCCACAAACGAAGATCCAATGTACACAGATGATGAAAGCTGTACACAACTCTGCCAAATTAGTTTAGAACTTCCTGATCCAACTGAAGAAGAAAGAACCGTTGATGTTGAATTTGTGTTCGGAAATACAGAAATAAGTGTAAGTGCAAAGGATCGCAATTCtggaaaagaaattaaaacaaaactcaatcttatataa